In Streptococcus uberis, a single window of DNA contains:
- a CDS encoding TIGR01440 family protein: MISLTDLKVETQAIVVDIVERSGIKKGQVFVLGLSSSEVLGAKIGKNSSLEVGEVIVETILKVLREKGIYLAVQGCEHINRALVVEEAVAEDKGFEIVNVLPSLHAGGSGQLAAFKLMENPVEVEDIVAHAGLDIGDTSIGMHVKKVQVPLVPIQRELGGAHVTALASRPKLIGGARALYQSDSIRKN, encoded by the coding sequence ATGATTTCATTAACAGACTTAAAAGTAGAAACACAAGCTATTGTTGTAGATATTGTAGAGCGCAGTGGTATCAAAAAAGGACAAGTTTTTGTTCTAGGCTTATCCTCTAGCGAAGTTCTAGGCGCTAAAATTGGAAAAAATTCAAGCCTTGAAGTTGGTGAAGTTATTGTCGAAACCATTTTAAAAGTCTTAAGGGAAAAGGGAATTTATTTGGCAGTTCAAGGTTGTGAACATATTAATCGAGCCTTGGTTGTAGAAGAAGCTGTCGCAGAGGATAAAGGATTTGAAATTGTCAACGTATTACCTAGCTTACATGCAGGTGGTAGCGGTCAATTAGCAGCCTTCAAATTAATGGAAAACCCTGTTGAAGTTGAAGATATCGTGGCTCATGCCGGTTTAGATATCGGTGATACCTCTATTGGCATGCATGTTAAAAAAGTACAAGTGCCATTAGTACCAATTCAAAGAGAATTAGGGGGAGCACATGTCACAGCTTTGGCTAGTCGACCTAAACTAATTGGTGGTGCTAGAGCCTTATATCAAAGTGATTCTATCCGTAAGAATTAA
- a CDS encoding energy-coupling factor transporter transmembrane component T family protein → MSQKLLGYQKGNPFFDNLSGASKLIFFILVSVACMTTYDTRLIIVIGLLSLFLLKIAKVPWQKISFIITFVSFFAILNVVMVYLFAPSYGERIYHSRTVLFEGMGPFYLTLEELFYLVNLSLKYFSTVPLAILFLTTTHPSQFASSLNQIGVPYKVAYAVSLTLRYIPDVQEEFFMIRTSQEARGLELSKKAKLLDRIKGNLQILIPLIFSSLERIDTVSTAMELRRFGKFKKRTWYKYQAFNLNDALTVLLAVSLLLVSLLLFYLNKGRFYNPFL, encoded by the coding sequence ATGTCACAGAAACTCCTTGGCTATCAGAAGGGTAATCCTTTTTTTGATAACTTGTCTGGTGCCAGTAAACTGATTTTCTTTATTTTAGTGTCGGTCGCTTGTATGACCACTTATGATACCAGACTCATTATTGTCATTGGCCTCTTGTCTCTTTTCCTGTTAAAAATAGCCAAAGTTCCTTGGCAAAAAATCTCTTTTATCATCACCTTTGTTAGCTTTTTTGCCATATTAAATGTAGTCATGGTCTATCTTTTTGCCCCTTCCTATGGCGAACGCATTTACCACTCTCGAACAGTCTTATTTGAAGGCATGGGCCCATTCTATTTAACATTGGAAGAACTCTTTTACCTTGTCAATCTGAGTTTAAAGTATTTTTCGACAGTGCCTTTGGCCATTTTATTCCTGACAACCACCCACCCCAGTCAATTCGCTTCTAGTCTTAATCAGATCGGGGTACCTTATAAAGTCGCATATGCGGTCAGTCTGACCTTGCGCTATATTCCTGATGTTCAGGAAGAGTTTTTTATGATTCGAACATCTCAGGAAGCTCGAGGCTTAGAATTATCCAAAAAAGCCAAACTCCTGGATCGCATTAAAGGCAATCTTCAGATTCTGATTCCCTTGATTTTTAGTTCTTTGGAACGCATCGATACGGTTTCAACCGCTATGGAACTGCGACGCTTTGGCAAATTCAAAAAAAGGACCTGGTATAAGTATCAAGCCTTTAATCTTAATGATGCATTGACGGTGCTATTGGCTGTCAGTCTCTTGTTGGTATCACTCTTACTTTTCTACCTCAATAAGGGGAGATTTTACAATCCCTTTCTATAA
- a CDS encoding ECF transporter S component, which translates to MMKTKTSQMTLLSILTALTIILGKFVSIGTPTGFLTLLDAGIYFTAFYLGKKEGMIVGGLSGFLIDLISGYPNWMFFSLIAHGAQGYFAGMTGKQRPLGIILASLAMVATYFVATIPMYGMGAAISSLLGNVCQNLLGMIVGYLLYISFSKVKKA; encoded by the coding sequence ATGATGAAAACTAAGACAAGTCAAATGACTCTATTATCTATTTTAACAGCCCTTACAATCATTTTAGGGAAATTTGTGAGTATTGGGACCCCAACAGGTTTTTTGACATTGTTGGATGCAGGCATTTATTTTACGGCCTTTTATCTAGGAAAAAAGGAAGGCATGATTGTTGGTGGACTATCAGGCTTTCTGATTGACTTGATTTCAGGTTATCCCAATTGGATGTTTTTTAGTCTAATCGCCCACGGTGCACAAGGCTATTTTGCTGGGATGACAGGTAAACAAAGACCTCTTGGAATAATATTGGCTTCACTAGCTATGGTTGCGACCTATTTTGTAGCAACTATCCCAATGTATGGAATGGGAGCAGCAATCTCTAGTCTCCTAGGAAATGTGTGTCAAAATCTTTTAGGGATGATTGTTGGCTACCTTCTCTATATCAGTTTTTCAAAAGTGAAAAAGGCCTAA
- a CDS encoding aspartate kinase, producing MKVAKFGGSSLASANQLKKVFNIVASDSERKIIVVSAPGKQDPKDTKITDALITYHDTFVTGGDVRQIQNWIIKRYQDIAEDLDIHNKIMEQIKESILSLTENQIEDNPFLYDTFLAAGEDNNAKLVAEYFRSNGLMARYMHPKTAGLFVTGEPQNARILPSSYDKLEKLKEYEGVLVIPGFFGITAEGDICTFSRGGSDITGSLIAAAVGAELYENFTDVDGIFAAHPGVVDKPHSIKELTYKEMRELAYAGFTVLHDEALIPAYRGKIPLVIKNTNNPDHPGTKIVLERKENQSPVVGISGDGKFVSINIAKYLMNREVGFGRKVLQILEDLNIRWEHMPTGIDDLSIVIREHELTPIKQDEIVNQLVHNIEVDQLSITKDLSIIMIVGENMKSHIGVTATAAKALSDNQINITMMSQGSSEFSIMFVVKSKDEKKAIKALYDAFFK from the coding sequence ATGAAAGTAGCAAAATTTGGTGGTAGTTCACTAGCATCTGCAAACCAATTAAAAAAAGTTTTTAACATTGTAGCGTCAGATTCCGAGCGAAAAATTATTGTCGTTTCAGCTCCAGGAAAACAGGATCCCAAAGATACTAAAATTACAGACGCTCTAATCACCTATCATGATACTTTTGTTACAGGTGGAGACGTCCGACAAATCCAAAATTGGATTATTAAAAGGTATCAAGATATAGCAGAAGACTTAGATATTCATAACAAAATTATGGAGCAAATCAAAGAATCCATTTTATCTCTAACGGAAAATCAAATTGAAGACAATCCATTTTTATACGACACATTCTTAGCAGCTGGAGAAGATAACAATGCTAAACTGGTTGCTGAATATTTCCGTAGTAATGGTTTAATGGCGCGCTACATGCACCCTAAGACAGCTGGACTATTCGTTACTGGTGAACCTCAAAATGCCAGAATTCTTCCGTCAAGTTATGATAAATTAGAAAAACTAAAAGAATATGAAGGGGTTCTTGTCATTCCAGGATTCTTTGGTATCACAGCTGAAGGAGATATTTGTACCTTTTCAAGAGGTGGATCAGATATTACAGGGTCCTTAATTGCAGCAGCAGTTGGTGCAGAACTGTATGAGAATTTTACGGATGTGGACGGTATTTTTGCAGCCCATCCAGGTGTTGTTGATAAACCACATTCTATTAAAGAATTAACCTACAAAGAAATGCGAGAATTGGCTTATGCAGGATTTACAGTACTCCATGATGAAGCTTTAATCCCAGCTTACCGTGGTAAAATCCCCTTAGTCATCAAAAATACAAATAATCCAGATCACCCTGGAACAAAAATCGTTTTAGAACGGAAAGAAAACCAGTCACCAGTTGTAGGTATTTCAGGAGACGGTAAATTTGTCAGCATCAATATTGCCAAATATTTGATGAATAGAGAAGTTGGATTTGGCCGTAAAGTACTACAAATCCTTGAAGATTTAAATATTCGTTGGGAACATATGCCAACTGGAATTGATGACTTATCTATCGTCATTCGTGAGCATGAATTAACACCTATAAAACAAGATGAAATTGTCAATCAGCTCGTTCATAATATTGAAGTCGATCAATTGTCCATTACAAAAGATCTCTCCATCATTATGATTGTTGGTGAAAATATGAAGAGTCATATCGGGGTAACTGCAACTGCTGCAAAAGCACTTTCCGACAATCAAATTAATATCACCATGATGTCTCAAGGTTCCAGTGAATTCTCCATAATGTTTGTTGTGAAATCAAAAGATGAAAAGAAAGCTATTAAAGCGTTGTACGACGCCTTTTTCAAATAG
- a CDS encoding ECF-type riboflavin transporter substrate-binding protein, whose protein sequence is MKNTSIKTVVAIGIGAALFVIIGLFVPITIFTNTTISLQYAVQALFSVLFGPVAGFFIGFIGHMLKDMFAGYGVWWSWVLPSGLVGLGIGSLKNRLKVDKGIFSKKDILSFNLVQALVNLISWAIVAPLGDILIYQEPANKVFTQGLFAAFANTFTIGIGGTLLLIAYANSRPKAGSLRKD, encoded by the coding sequence ATGAAAAACACTTCTATTAAAACTGTCGTTGCTATTGGTATTGGCGCTGCACTTTTTGTTATTATTGGTTTGTTTGTCCCAATTACCATTTTTACCAATACCACTATTTCATTGCAGTATGCGGTGCAAGCCCTCTTCTCTGTTTTATTTGGACCAGTTGCTGGTTTCTTTATTGGTTTTATCGGCCACATGCTCAAAGACATGTTTGCTGGCTATGGGGTTTGGTGGTCTTGGGTCTTACCAAGTGGACTTGTCGGCTTAGGGATTGGTAGCCTAAAAAATCGCCTTAAGGTTGATAAAGGTATCTTCAGCAAAAAAGATATTCTTAGTTTTAACCTGGTTCAAGCACTTGTCAATCTTATCTCTTGGGCTATTGTAGCACCATTGGGAGATATTCTGATTTACCAAGAACCTGCCAATAAGGTCTTCACACAGGGACTCTTTGCTGCCTTTGCCAACACCTTTACCATTGGTATTGGTGGAACATTGCTATTGATTGCCTATGCTAATTCTCGTCCTAAGGCCGGCAGTCTTCGTAAAGATTAG
- a CDS encoding Cof-type HAD-IIB family hydrolase: MYKLIAFDMDGTLLQSDKSIAETSLSSIKDAFQNGKEVVLATGRPKSELHMYQKELANIRYGILESGAIVYDFVNDKVLMKEVIPKDISDKVYDIVQTNDVMVVLMIDGQGYIQQDHFDHIADYHMSIYEDLYRDSAIFLDSILPKMETEAGQFEKINLYFKTNALRDHYYKVLSNENVTLAKAEETAIEITARGVEKGQGLKKLCQILGYSIVEAIAVGDADNDESMIRDAGLGVAMANANQNIKKLADVIVSSNDNGGIQEVIEKFLLKS, from the coding sequence ATGTATAAATTAATTGCTTTTGATATGGACGGTACCCTTTTACAGTCAGATAAATCCATTGCAGAAACAAGTCTTTCTTCTATAAAAGATGCTTTCCAAAATGGAAAAGAAGTGGTATTGGCCACTGGCCGTCCAAAGTCAGAACTACACATGTACCAAAAGGAATTAGCAAATATACGTTATGGTATTTTAGAAAGTGGCGCCATCGTTTATGATTTTGTTAATGATAAGGTATTAATGAAAGAAGTTATCCCCAAAGATATCTCTGATAAGGTTTATGATATTGTTCAAACAAATGATGTGATGGTTGTCTTAATGATTGATGGACAAGGCTATATTCAACAAGACCATTTTGATCATATTGCGGATTACCATATGAGCATTTATGAGGATCTCTATCGAGACTCTGCGATATTTCTAGACAGTATTCTCCCTAAAATGGAGACTGAAGCAGGTCAATTTGAAAAGATTAATCTCTACTTTAAAACGAATGCTTTACGGGACCACTATTACAAAGTATTAAGCAATGAAAATGTCACCCTTGCAAAAGCAGAAGAAACTGCAATTGAAATAACAGCAAGAGGAGTTGAGAAAGGTCAAGGCCTCAAAAAACTTTGCCAAATTCTTGGCTACTCTATTGTAGAAGCTATCGCAGTTGGTGATGCCGACAACGATGAAAGCATGATTAGAGATGCAGGACTTGGTGTTGCCATGGCTAACGCTAACCAAAATATCAAAAAATTAGCAGATGTTATCGTATCTTCCAATGACAATGGTGGTATTCAGGAAGTTATTGAAAAATTTTTATTAAAAAGCTAA
- the truA gene encoding tRNA pseudouridine(38-40) synthase TruA — translation MTRYKAIISYDGSQFQGFQRQSHARSVQEEIEKTLTKLTNGKEIKVHGAGRTDSGVHAYGQVLHFDLDQDRDLEKLRFALDTQSPEDIDFISVEKVSDDFHSRYTKHLKTYEFIVDIGRPKNPMMRHYATHFPYPLDLDNIQLAIKDLIGTHDFTGFTASGTTIENKVRTIIDASVRYEEDKNFLIFTFTGNGFLYKQVRNMVGTLLKIGNNRMPVDQIKTILEKKDRQLAGPTPAGNGLYLKEIIYEDK, via the coding sequence ATGACTAGATATAAAGCAATTATTTCATATGACGGCAGTCAATTTCAAGGTTTTCAACGGCAATCCCATGCCAGAAGTGTTCAAGAGGAAATTGAAAAAACATTAACTAAATTAACAAATGGAAAAGAAATAAAAGTTCATGGTGCAGGAAGAACGGACTCTGGTGTTCATGCTTATGGTCAAGTTCTACACTTTGATTTAGATCAGGATCGTGATTTGGAAAAATTGCGATTTGCTCTGGATACACAATCTCCAGAGGATATTGATTTTATTAGTGTTGAGAAAGTTTCTGATGATTTTCATTCTAGATATACTAAACATCTTAAAACTTATGAGTTTATTGTAGATATTGGGAGACCTAAAAATCCAATGATGCGGCATTATGCGACCCATTTTCCTTATCCATTAGATTTGGACAACATTCAATTAGCAATAAAAGACCTGATTGGTACGCATGATTTTACAGGTTTTACAGCTTCTGGGACGACGATTGAAAATAAGGTAAGAACTATTATTGATGCTAGTGTTAGATATGAAGAGGATAAGAACTTCTTAATCTTCACCTTTACTGGGAATGGTTTTTTATATAAACAAGTTCGTAATATGGTCGGCACATTATTGAAAATCGGGAATAATAGAATGCCTGTTGATCAGATTAAAACCATTCTGGAGAAAAAAGATCGTCAACTGGCTGGTCCAACGCCAGCAGGAAATGGCTTGTACTTGAAGGAGATTATTTATGAAGACAAATAA
- a CDS encoding gamma-glutamyl-gamma-aminobutyrate hydrolase family protein encodes MTKRPIIGITGNESKGKESWENGITRTYTSKIFSDIIMESGGLPIVLPIAHPDFVEDYVASIDKLMLTGGQHVLPHFYGEKRSIQSDDYNEARDLYELRLVEETLKQGKPILGICRGLQLVNVALGGSLNQMLANHWHETAPSRGHQTIRIADQSILHDIFGDYHDVNSLHLQSIKTLATDLEAIAWDSNDQTIEAVISRRHAILGLQWHPELMVRQNPVSQKIFDYFVNDMA; translated from the coding sequence ATGACAAAGCGACCAATCATTGGCATAACAGGAAATGAAAGCAAAGGCAAAGAGTCTTGGGAAAATGGTATTACCCGGACATACACGTCTAAGATTTTTTCAGATATTATCATGGAAAGTGGCGGACTGCCTATCGTGCTACCCATTGCCCATCCCGACTTTGTTGAAGACTACGTCGCAAGTATTGATAAATTAATGCTAACAGGTGGTCAACATGTTTTGCCTCACTTTTATGGGGAAAAGCGCAGCATCCAGAGTGATGATTACAATGAAGCGCGTGATCTTTACGAATTGCGATTGGTAGAGGAGACTTTAAAACAAGGGAAGCCTATCCTAGGCATTTGTCGTGGGTTACAATTAGTCAATGTTGCTTTAGGCGGTAGCCTAAACCAAATGCTCGCCAATCATTGGCATGAAACAGCACCAAGTCGTGGCCATCAGACGATTCGGATTGCGGATCAAAGCATTCTACATGATATTTTCGGAGATTACCACGACGTAAACAGCTTACACCTCCAATCTATTAAAACCTTAGCTACAGATTTAGAAGCAATTGCTTGGGATAGCAATGATCAAACCATAGAAGCAGTCATCAGTAGACGACATGCCATTTTAGGTTTGCAATGGCACCCAGAATTAATGGTCAGACAAAATCCAGTCAGCCAAAAAATCTTTGACTATTTTGTTAATGACATGGCATAA
- a CDS encoding ABC transporter ATP-binding protein produces MTNLITFNNFSFTYDAQSEPTLKNIQLTIEKGQKVLIIGPSGSGKSTLGNCLNGIIPNHFSGTHQGELVINQQDAFDLSIYDKSKLVSTVLQDPDGQFIGLSVAEDIAFALENDCIQQSEMQSTVSTWAERLELADYLEHRPQDLSGGQKQRVSLAGVLVDESPILLFDEPLANLDPKTGLDTIDLIDKLHQKTEATTIIIEHRLEEVLYHPVDKIILINDGRILFDGSPDQLLATDLLAQNGIREPLYLTCLKDLGFKVSDQEPLSQLDALNLAGLELTNKRSDSPKEEKKILLDIRHLNFAYQSDQPILKEINLQIGKGERLAIVGQNGAGKSTLAKVLCRFLESDASILYKDNDISADSIKERADRIGYVLQNPNQMISQTMLFDEVAQGLRLRGISEDEVTEKVEQTLKVCGLFPFRNWPISALSFGQKKRVTIAAILVLNPEIIVLDEPTAGQDKKHYSEMMAFLDHLNLEGHTIIMITHDMQLMLEHCDRTLVLSQGQIIADDQPQAILSDADILEKAYLKKTSLFHLAEKLHCSPLDLTDYYITMERKRHVTETPWLSEG; encoded by the coding sequence ATGACAAACCTTATCACATTTAACAACTTTAGTTTCACATACGACGCCCAATCTGAACCAACCCTAAAAAATATCCAGTTGACTATTGAAAAAGGTCAAAAAGTCCTGATTATCGGACCGTCTGGAAGCGGCAAATCAACTCTAGGCAATTGTCTCAATGGCATTATCCCCAACCATTTTAGTGGTACTCATCAAGGGGAGCTAGTGATTAATCAACAGGATGCATTCGATCTTTCTATTTATGACAAATCCAAATTGGTCTCTACCGTCCTCCAAGATCCAGATGGCCAATTTATTGGCTTATCAGTTGCTGAGGATATTGCTTTCGCTCTAGAGAACGATTGTATCCAACAGTCTGAGATGCAATCAACCGTCTCTACCTGGGCCGAGCGACTAGAATTAGCCGACTACTTGGAACACCGCCCACAAGATTTATCTGGTGGACAGAAACAAAGGGTTAGCCTAGCAGGTGTTCTGGTTGATGAGAGTCCTATTTTACTCTTTGATGAACCCTTAGCCAATTTAGATCCTAAAACGGGATTAGATACGATTGATTTGATTGATAAACTCCATCAAAAAACTGAGGCAACCACTATTATCATCGAGCATCGCTTAGAAGAAGTGCTTTATCATCCAGTGGATAAAATCATTTTAATCAACGATGGTCGAATTCTCTTTGATGGCAGTCCTGACCAGCTTTTAGCTACGGATTTATTGGCTCAAAATGGAATTCGTGAACCCTTGTACCTGACTTGCCTCAAAGACCTTGGTTTCAAAGTCTCTGACCAGGAACCATTAAGTCAACTGGATGCGCTAAATTTAGCAGGCCTTGAACTCACTAATAAGCGGAGCGATTCCCCTAAAGAGGAAAAGAAAATCCTACTTGACATACGCCATCTGAATTTTGCTTACCAGTCAGACCAGCCTATTTTAAAAGAGATCAATCTGCAGATTGGTAAGGGGGAGCGTCTTGCTATTGTCGGGCAAAATGGCGCCGGTAAGTCTACTTTGGCTAAGGTCTTGTGTCGCTTTTTAGAGAGTGATGCTAGCATTTTGTATAAAGACAATGATATTTCTGCTGATTCTATCAAAGAAAGAGCCGACCGCATTGGTTATGTCTTGCAAAACCCTAATCAAATGATTAGTCAGACTATGCTTTTTGATGAAGTTGCTCAAGGCTTACGGTTAAGAGGAATCTCTGAGGATGAGGTCACCGAAAAGGTTGAACAAACCCTTAAGGTATGCGGTCTCTTTCCATTTCGCAACTGGCCGATTTCGGCCCTCTCCTTTGGTCAAAAAAAGAGGGTTACCATTGCTGCTATCCTGGTTCTGAACCCTGAAATCATTGTTCTTGATGAACCGACGGCCGGACAGGATAAGAAACATTATTCTGAGATGATGGCCTTTTTAGATCATTTGAATCTAGAAGGACACACCATCATCATGATAACGCATGATATGCAGCTGATGTTAGAACATTGTGATCGGACGCTTGTATTGAGTCAGGGCCAAATCATTGCTGATGACCAACCACAAGCTATACTTTCTGATGCTGACATTTTGGAAAAGGCTTATTTGAAAAAGACTAGTCTCTTTCACTTAGCTGAAAAGCTCCATTGTTCACCACTGGATTTGACCGACTATTACATTACTATGGAAAGGAAAAGACATGTCACAGAAACTCCTTGGCTATCAGAAGGGTAA
- a CDS encoding SAM hydrolase/SAM-dependent halogenase family protein — MSNNLLVLQSDFGLVDGAVSAMIGVALQENPSLGIHHLTHDITPYNIFEASYRLFQTIEYWPEETTFVSVVDPGVGSKRKSVVALTANNHYIVTPDNGTLSYIKKHIGIKAIREISEAKNRRQNTELSYTFHGRDVYAFTGAKLASGHITFEEVGPELSVDAIVEVPVVDTTIEDDGIVGVIDILDVRFGSLWTSITREEFLYLTPEFGDRFEVTIYNNDMLVYQNQVTYGKSFADVRIGQPIIYINSLYRVGIAINQGSFAKAYNVGVGQNWHVAIKKIA; from the coding sequence ATGAGCAATAACTTACTTGTTTTACAATCCGATTTTGGTTTAGTCGACGGAGCCGTTTCTGCCATGATTGGAGTCGCTTTACAGGAAAATCCATCTTTAGGCATTCATCACTTAACACACGATATAACACCTTATAATATTTTTGAAGCCTCTTACCGTCTTTTTCAGACAATTGAGTACTGGCCTGAGGAAACAACTTTTGTTTCTGTTGTTGATCCTGGCGTCGGTTCCAAACGTAAGAGCGTTGTTGCTTTAACAGCCAACAACCATTACATTGTCACTCCTGATAATGGGACACTTTCTTATATTAAAAAACACATTGGTATTAAAGCCATTCGTGAAATTTCAGAGGCAAAAAATAGACGCCAAAACACAGAACTTTCCTATACTTTCCACGGACGCGATGTCTATGCCTTTACAGGAGCAAAACTAGCGAGTGGCCATATCACATTTGAAGAAGTTGGGCCGGAATTATCCGTCGATGCTATTGTTGAGGTTCCTGTTGTGGATACTACTATTGAAGACGATGGCATTGTTGGTGTCATTGATATCCTAGATGTTCGATTTGGCTCACTTTGGACCTCTATTACTCGAGAAGAATTTTTATATCTCACTCCTGAGTTTGGCGACCGCTTTGAGGTCACTATTTATAACAACGATATGCTTGTTTATCAAAACCAAGTGACATATGGCAAGTCATTTGCTGATGTACGCATCGGTCAACCTATTATTTATATCAACTCTTTATATCGCGTTGGCATTGCCATTAACCAAGGGTCTTTTGCAAAGGCCTATAATGTTGGTGTAGGCCAAAACTGGCATGTTGCCATTAAGAAAATTGCTTAA
- a CDS encoding bifunctional hydroxymethylpyrimidine kinase/phosphomethylpyrimidine kinase → MKTNNILAISGNDIFSGGGLYADLNTFAHYQLHGFLTVTCLTAMTKSGFEVFGIDKAVFKQQLDSLKTVPFEAIKIGLLPNVELAEITLDFIKGHTDIPVILDPVLVCKEKQDVAVSQLRDELLKFFPYVTLITPNLVEAELLAQKKIRTVDDMKLAAQKLYALGARQVVIKGGNRLSQEMAIDLYYDGTEFTILESAILEENNIGAGCTFASGIASQLALGISPLDAVREAKSFVYQAILHSDQYGVKQIYDEN, encoded by the coding sequence ATGAAGACAAATAATATATTAGCAATTTCTGGTAATGATATCTTTAGCGGAGGTGGTCTTTATGCGGACCTAAATACTTTTGCCCATTATCAATTGCACGGTTTTTTGACAGTTACATGCTTGACTGCAATGACTAAAAGTGGTTTTGAGGTTTTTGGTATCGATAAAGCTGTTTTTAAACAACAATTAGATAGTCTCAAAACGGTTCCTTTTGAAGCCATCAAGATTGGTTTATTACCAAATGTCGAACTGGCAGAAATCACTTTAGATTTTATCAAAGGACACACAGATATCCCTGTCATTTTGGACCCGGTACTTGTCTGTAAAGAAAAGCAAGATGTTGCTGTAAGTCAACTGCGTGATGAGTTATTGAAATTCTTTCCTTATGTCACTCTCATCACTCCTAATTTGGTGGAAGCGGAGCTTTTGGCCCAAAAGAAAATTAGGACAGTTGATGATATGAAATTAGCTGCTCAAAAGCTTTACGCCTTAGGTGCTCGTCAAGTGGTGATAAAGGGTGGTAATCGCTTAAGTCAAGAGATGGCGATTGATTTGTACTATGATGGGACAGAATTTACCATTTTGGAATCCGCTATTTTAGAAGAAAATAATATCGGAGCAGGTTGTACTTTTGCTTCGGGTATAGCTAGTCAGTTGGCTTTGGGGATTTCTCCGCTAGACGCTGTTAGAGAGGCGAAATCATTTGTCTACCAGGCTATTTTACATTCAGATCAATATGGAGTGAAACAAATTTATGATGAAAACTAA